A part of Colius striatus isolate bColStr4 chromosome 13, bColStr4.1.hap1, whole genome shotgun sequence genomic DNA contains:
- the VMA21 gene encoding vacuolar ATPase assembly integral membrane protein VMA21, with protein MERYGEAAFGAVPAPEFRPNEGSLTSTLRTLLFFTALMITLPVGLYFSSKAYIFEGTLGMSDRDSYFYAAIVAVVTVHVVLALFVYVAWNEGSRQWREGKQD; from the exons ATGGAGCGCTACGGAGAGGCGGCGTTCGGCGCGGTCCCTGCGCCCGAGTTCAGGCC aaatgagGGTTCATTAACATCAACTTTAAGAACACTTCTGTTCTTCACAGCTCTAATGATTACATTACCTGTTGGGCTATATTTTTCATCAAAGGCTTATATATTTGAAG GTACCTTAGGAATGTCCGACAGAGACAGCTATTTTTATGCTGCCATAGTTGCTGTAGTTACTGTTCATGTGGTTCTGGCTCTCTTTGTGTATGTAGCATGGAATGAGGGTTCTCGACAGTGGCGAGAAGGCAAACAGGACTAG